A single window of Nostoc sp. KVJ3 DNA harbors:
- a CDS encoding ammonium transporter, protein MGNKRSRLKTILFKACSSLGKNGRNCLNLFGYLVTSFIVFFVKAGSTQVLKGFFLKKHQQFPTIKKMPQNVGQSQQVNKLARLGQRLREKEWRRYGYLLLLGKAMAIMMLFMVFAFIPNLVETPALAADPVLKGNDIVNPINTLWTLLAAFLVFAMQVGFTMLEAGFCRSRETVNVLMECIVDTCLCGLLFYAWGFAFMFSHGNGLIGLNWFFLQGAPATYESSGVAFLAFWLFQFAFADTCSTITSGAMIGRTGFIGDLLYSIGVSGFIYPIIGHWAWGPDGFLATMGSKDTFLPFLGIGFHDFAGSTVVHTIGGFIALAGAIVLGPRLGRRFKRDGGGPMLPHDLVIAASGGLILWFGWYGFNPGSTLSAMDFVGTGRVAANTTLAACAGGLSALFYGYPKTKKWDLSFTVNGFLAGLVAITCPCYWVNPTGSIIIGAVAGVVVILGIDLLEWLRIDDPIGAVPVHGFCGIWGTWSLGLFATGEFGATGPISPDVSAPLRGLFYGGGIQVLSAQVIGNLIITVSTFAVALGLMYLINLTGTLRVSKEGELEGLDLHEHGIPAYPEYVISSSANPDSSPLGEVNR, encoded by the coding sequence GTGGGTAACAAGAGAAGCAGACTAAAAACTATCTTGTTTAAAGCTTGTAGTTCTTTGGGAAAAAACGGTCGAAATTGCCTCAATCTATTTGGCTATTTGGTAACAAGCTTTATTGTCTTTTTCGTGAAGGCGGGATCTACCCAAGTCTTGAAAGGCTTTTTCCTCAAAAAGCATCAGCAATTCCCCACAATCAAGAAAATGCCTCAAAATGTTGGGCAAAGTCAGCAAGTTAACAAGTTGGCACGATTGGGACAGCGTTTGCGTGAAAAAGAGTGGAGGCGCTACGGTTACTTACTACTGCTGGGCAAGGCAATGGCTATCATGATGCTGTTCATGGTATTTGCCTTCATCCCCAATTTGGTGGAAACACCAGCTCTGGCAGCCGATCCAGTACTCAAAGGCAATGACATCGTTAACCCGATTAATACCCTCTGGACGCTGCTAGCGGCCTTCCTAGTATTCGCAATGCAGGTAGGTTTTACGATGCTGGAAGCAGGTTTCTGTCGCTCTCGTGAAACCGTCAATGTCTTGATGGAATGCATCGTTGACACCTGTCTTTGCGGTTTATTGTTCTATGCCTGGGGCTTTGCCTTCATGTTCAGTCATGGTAACGGCTTGATTGGACTGAATTGGTTCTTCTTGCAAGGTGCGCCCGCGACTTATGAAAGTTCAGGTGTGGCGTTCCTGGCATTTTGGCTGTTTCAGTTTGCCTTTGCAGACACCTGCTCGACCATTACCTCTGGGGCAATGATTGGGCGGACAGGGTTTATTGGCGATCTTCTCTACAGCATTGGCGTTTCTGGATTCATCTACCCAATTATCGGACATTGGGCTTGGGGGCCAGACGGTTTTCTGGCAACGATGGGCAGCAAAGACACTTTCCTGCCTTTCTTGGGAATTGGCTTCCATGACTTTGCAGGTTCTACAGTTGTTCACACCATTGGGGGATTCATTGCCCTGGCGGGTGCGATCGTCCTCGGGCCGCGTTTGGGTCGTCGGTTCAAGCGCGACGGTGGCGGGCCGATGTTACCCCATGACCTTGTAATTGCTGCATCCGGCGGTCTGATTCTGTGGTTCGGCTGGTACGGTTTCAACCCCGGCTCGACACTTTCGGCGATGGACTTTGTGGGGACTGGACGGGTTGCTGCTAATACTACCTTGGCAGCATGTGCGGGCGGTCTGTCGGCACTGTTTTATGGATATCCGAAAACAAAAAAGTGGGATTTGAGTTTCACAGTCAACGGTTTCTTGGCGGGTTTGGTTGCGATTACTTGCCCTTGCTATTGGGTGAATCCAACAGGTTCTATCATCATTGGGGCGGTAGCTGGCGTAGTTGTCATTCTAGGCATAGACCTTTTGGAATGGCTTCGGATTGACGACCCCATCGGTGCAGTTCCTGTACATGGTTTTTGCGGGATTTGGGGAACGTGGTCGCTGGGCTTGTTTGCCACTGGTGAATTCGGCGCGACTGGGCCCATCTCACCTGATGTTTCTGCACCGTTAAGAGGTCTGTTTTATGGTGGAGGGATACAAGTGTTGAGCGCACAAGTTATCGGCAACCTAATCATTACTGTGTCTACATTCGCTGTGGCACTGGGGTTGATGTATTTGATAAATTTGACCGGGACACTGCGTGTGTCGAAAGAAGGCGAATTGGAGGGTTTGGATTTACACGAGCATGGTATACCAGCCTACCCTGAATATGTTATTAGTTCATCAGCTAATCCTGACAGCTCTCCATTAGGAGAAGTGAATAGATAG